The following coding sequences lie in one Silene latifolia isolate original U9 population chromosome 5, ASM4854445v1, whole genome shotgun sequence genomic window:
- the LOC141655188 gene encoding L-type lectin-domain containing receptor kinase IX.1-like: MDHTNRAYIFCIAVILVLFTPSTISLSFNFTNFGPNSPEIRLLNDSFISNGVIQLTKNQLDSTIQQSVGRAYCSPPVQLWDKNTKKLTNFTTHFSFIIRAVDSSPDKCGDGLAFFLAPINSPIPTGSAGGGLGLGNLSTLSNVTTQNNIVAVEFDSYNNTWDPSADHIGINVNSIASVASVNWNSSIKNGSTANAWITYDSSTKNLSVFLTYADNPVFSSNSSLSYIIDLSTILPEKIQVGFSASTGYFTEIHNILSWDFNSTLPDANDGSPALGPSSPIPKSKSKSKSKGGLVAGVVVGILVLLVVLGIVGCFYRRRRVLAPNTESYEIDFSEDDDDDFEKGTGPRRFTYQELSRATNKFAAEGKLGEGGFGGVYFGFLGDPSREIAVKRISSGSKQGKKEYMSEVKIISRVRHRNLVQLLGWSHERGELLLVYEFMPNGSLDYHLYGSVQVALPWTIRYKVAHGLASALLYLHEEWEQCVVHRDIKSSNVMLDSNFNAKLGDFGLARLVDHGLSGSQTTVLAGTPVYMAPECLVTGKANKESDVYSFGVVALEIACGRRPVESNEDPNKVRMVEWVWTLYGKGTLLEAVDERLEGVFDTKQAECLMVVGLWCCHPDYSQRPSIKQVINVLNQDSPLPILPSKLPVPTYFAPPMNMDVFSIDSSSAYTGSTATTSSSSNKSVLAGTIPLLSQKTSV, encoded by the coding sequence ATGGATCATACGAATCGAGCTTACATCTTTTGTATTGCAGTTATCTTAGTACTGTTTACTCCATCTACAATATCATTGTCCTTCAATTTTACTAATTTTGGCCCAAACAGTCCTGAAATTCGCTTGTTGAACGATTCGTTTATTTCAAACGGAGTGATCCAGTTAACAAAAAACCAGCTAGATTCAACGATTCAACAAAGCGTGGGCAGAGCGTACTGCTCTCCTCCTGTACAACTTTGGGACAAAAACACTAAAAAACTCACCAATTTTACCACTCATTTTTCATTCATCATTAGAGCGGTTGATAGCTCTCCTGATAAATGCGGTGATGGTCTCGCGTTTTTTCTTGCACCTATAAACTCTCCAATTCCTACCGGCTCAGCTGGTGGGGGTCTCGGGTTAGGTAATCTTTCAACCTTATCTAATGTTACAACCCAAAACAACATTGTAGCTGTCGAATTTGACAGCTACAACAATACTTGGGACCCAAGTGCTGATCATATTGGTATAAATGTTAATTCCATAGCTTCAGTAGCTAGTGTCAACTGGAACAGTAGCATCAAGAACGGCTCAACAGCAAATGCTTGGATAACATATGATTCTTCTACAAAGAATCTCAGTGTTTTCCTAACTTATGCGGATAATCCTGTTTTTAGTAGCAATTCTAGCCTTTCATATATCATTGACCTTAGCACTATTTTACCCGAGAAAATTCAAGTTGGTTTCTCCGCTTCCACTGGGTATTTCACCGAAATTCATAACATTCTTTCTTGGGACTTCAACTCAACCTTGCCAGACGCTAATGATGGTAGTCCAGCACTTGGGCCTAGTAGCCCAATACCTAAGAGCAAGAGCAAGAGCAAGAGCAAGGGTGGATTGGTTGCTGGCGTAGTGGTGGGTATTTTAGTCCTGCTTGTAGTTTTGGGCATAGTTGGTTGTTTTTATAGGCGGAGAAGGGTCCTAGCTCCGAATACTGAAAGTTACGAAATTGATTTCAGTGAGGACGATGATGATGACTTTGAGAAAGGTACCGGGCCTAGGAGGTTTACCTATCAGGAACTTAGCCGAGCGACCAACAAGTTTGCCGCGGAAGGGAAGCTAGGAGAGGGAGGTTTTGGAGGGGTTTATTTTGGTTTCTTGGGCGACCCTAGTAGAGAAATCGCGGTAAAGAGGATCTCAAGTGGATCCAAACAAGGCAAAAAGGAATATATGTCAGAGGTTAAGATAATTAGCCGAGTGAGGCATAGGAATTTGGTTCAGCTTCTGGGATGGTCTCACGAACGAGGTGAATTGCTTCTTGTTTACGAGTTTATGCCAAATGGAAGTCTTGATTACCATCTTTATGGAAGCGTACAGGTTGCACTGCCATGGACAATTAGGTATAAAGTTGCGCATGGATTGGCATCAGCCTTGCTCTATCTCCATGAAGAATGGGAACAGTGTGTAGTACATAGAGACATCAAATCCAGTAATGTCATGCTTGACTCCAATTTCAATGCAAAACTCGGAGATTTTGGGCTAGCGAGACTTGTTGACCACGGGTTAAGTGGGTCACAGACAACCGTTTTAGCTGGTACACCAGTCTACATGGCTCCAGAATGCCTCGTTACAGGAAAGGCAAACAAAGAATCTGATGTCTACAGTTTCGGAGTGGTTGCCCTTGAAATCGCATGTGGAAGACGACCTGTCGAGTCCAATGAAGACCCAAATAAGGTACGGATGGTAGAATGGGTATGGACCCTCTATGGTAAAGGTACTCTTCTAGAAGCTGTCGATGAACGACTCGAAGGAGTCTTTGATACAAAGCAAGCTGAATGCTTAATGGTGGTGGGTTTGTGGTGTTGTCATCCAGACTACAGTCAAAGACCTTCAATCAAACAAGTTATAAATGTTCTAAACCAGGATTCTCCTTTGCCAATTTTACCATCAAAGTTACCAGTTCCTACCTATTTCGCGCCTCCTATGAATATGGATGTGTTCTCCATCGACTCCTCATCCGCGTACACAGGCAGCACTGCCACCACAAGCTCTTCATCTAATAAGTCGGTCCTAGCTGGCACTATCCCTTTGCTGTCTCAGAAGACCAGTGTGTGA